A genome region from Manis pentadactyla isolate mManPen7 chromosome 5, mManPen7.hap1, whole genome shotgun sequence includes the following:
- the OGFR gene encoding opioid growth factor receptor isoform X2 → MDDPDCDSTWEEDVEADGPGPSAAGSDDGEAGAPGDAEDEDRDADERAERPGAPQSRMTGARNWRAMQDTRRYRHHYPDLVEQDSSGDMPNLRFYRNKIQFLPNGCFIEDILRNWRGDYDLLEDNHSYIQWLFPLREPGVNWHAKPLTLQEVEAFKSSKEVRERLVQAYELMLGFYGIQLEDRDTGKVCRAQNYQKRFQNLNRRGHNNLRITRILKSLGELGLEHFQVPLVRFFLEETLVRQELPGVRQSALDYFVFTVRCRHGRRELLRFAWEHFRPRCKFVWGPHDKLRRLRPRSPPRPPLLGGPRQAEAEERGGDPLVEAGAQAHACGPAEARDSAAVEPPEAGGLKDQGEEAWGRGEEGPAPLSPKESKKRKLEANRRRQQAPGEPGPQSASEVETIALNLEGCALSQGGGGSGTQEMGSQDPGEPEQPCPQPSGPKGAEEVRKRRKVDQGAEDGPAVSAGGSAPMPSPASSERPTAGEGENGAPEEAEGQVESEQGAPRSPAAAGPPADRRAEAEPSARPEKP, encoded by the exons ATGGACGACCCCGACTGCGACTCGACCTGGGAGGAGGACGTGGAGGCGGACGGCCCGGGCCCGAGCGCCGCGGGCAGCGACGACGGCGAGGCCGGCGCCCCGGGGGACGCGGAGGACGAGGACCGAGACGCGGACGAGCGGGCGGAGCGGCCCGGCGCCCCCCAG TCCAGGATGACGGGGGCCCGAAACTGGCGAGCCATGCAGGACACACGCAGGTACCGGCACCACTACCCG GACTTGGTAGAACAAGACAGCAGTGGTGACATGCCAAACCTGAGATTCTACAGAAACAAGATCCAGTTCCTGCCGAACG GCTGTTTCATTGAGGATATTCTTCGCAATTGGAGGGGGGACTATGACCTCCTGGAGGACAATCACTCCTACATCCAGTG GCTGTTTCCTCTTCGGGAGCCAGGAGTGAACTGGCATGCCAAGCCCCTCACTCTCCAGGAGGTCGAG GCATTTAAAAGCTCCAAGGAGGTCAGGGAGCGGCTTGTCCAGGCCTACGAGCTCATGCTGGGCTTCTACGGGATCCAGCTTGAGGACCGAGACACGGGCAAGGTGTGCCGAGCCCAGAACTACCAGAAGCGCTTCCAGAACCTCAACCG ACGCGGCCACAACAACCTTCGCATCACGCGCATCCTCAAGTCACTGGGCGAGCTGGGCCTGGAGCACTTCCAGGTGCCGCTGGTGCGCTTCTTCCTGGAGGAGACGCTGGTGCGCCAGGAGCTGCCCGGCGTGCGGCAGAGCGCGCTGGACTACTTTGTGTTTACTGTGCGCTGCCGGCACGGGCGCCGCGAGCTGCTGCGCTTTGCCTGGGAGCACTTCCGTCCCCGGTGCAAGTTTGTGTGGGGGCCGCACGACAAGCTGCGGAGGCTCAGGCCACGCTCCCCGCCCCGTCCACCCCTGCTGGGGGGCCCCAGGCAGGCCGAGGCCGAGGAGAGAGGCGGGGACCCCCTCGTCGAGGCTGGTGCCCAGGCTCATGCCTGTGGGCCTGCCGAAGCCAGGGACAGTGCGGCCGTGGAGCCCCCAGAGGCAGGAGGCCTGAAGGACCAGGGGGAGGAGGCCTGGGGCCGCGGGGAGGAGGGGCCGGCGCCCCTGAGTCCCAAGGAGAGCAAGAAGAGGAAGCTGGAGGCGAACCGGCGGCGGCAGCAGGCCCCCGGGGAGCCCGGCCCCCAGAGCGCATCGGAGGTGGAGACGATCGCCTTGAACCTGGAGGGCTGCGCCCTCAGCCAGGGCGGCGGTGGTTCCGGGACCCAGGAAATGGGCAGCCAGGACCCAGGAGAGCCCGagcagccctgcccccagccctcggGGCCCAAGGGGGCGGAGGAGGTGAGGAAGCGGAGGAAGGTGGACCAGGGAGCCGAGGACGGCCCTGCGGTGTCAGCCGGCGGCAGTGCCCCGATGCCCAGCCCCGCCTCATCAGAGCGCCCCACAGCCGGAGAGGGCGAGAACGGGGCCCCGGAGGAGGCAGAAGGCCAGGTGGAGTCAGAGCAGGGGGCCCCCCGGAGCCCAGCCGCTGCAGGGCCCCCAGCAGACCGGAGGGCCGAGGCGGAGCCTTCTGCCAGACCCGAGAAGCCTTGA
- the MRGBP gene encoding MRG/MORF4L-binding protein, whose amino-acid sequence MGEAEVGGGGGAGDKGPGEAATSPAEETVVWSPEVEVCLFHAMLGHKPVGVNRHFHMICIRDKFSQNIGRQVPSKVIWDHLSTMYDMQALHESEILPFPNPERNFVLPEEIIQEVREGKVVIEEEMKEEMKEDVDPHNGADDVFSSSGSLGKATEKSSKDKDKSSSDLGSREGLDKRKRGRVTDKVLTANSNPSSPSAAKRRRT is encoded by the exons ATGGGGGAGGCCGAGGTGGGCGGTGGCGGCGGGGCGGGCGACAAGGGGCCGGGGGAGGCGGCCACCAGCCCGGCCGAAGAGACGGTGGTGTGGAGCCCTGAGGTGGAGGTGTGCCTCTTCCACGCCATGCTGGGCCACAAGCCCGTCG GTGTGAACCGGCACTTCCACATGATCTGTATCCGGGACAAGTTCAGCCAGAACATCGGTCGGCAGGTCCCATCCAAGGTCATCTGGGACCACCTGAGCACCATGTACGACATGCAGGCGCTG CATGAGTCTGAGATTCTCCCCTTCCCAAATCCAGAGAGGAACTTTGTCCTTCCAGAAGAAATCATCCAAGAAGTCCGAGAAG GAAAAGTGGTCattgaagaagaaatgaaagaggagatgaaggaggacgtGGACCCCCACAACGGGGCTGACGATG TTTTTTCATCTTCAGGAAGCTTGGGGAAAGCAACAGAAAAGTCCAGCAAAGACAAAGACAAGAGCTCCTCGGACTTGGGGTCCAGAGAAGGGCTGGACAAGCGGAAGCGCGGCCGTGTCACCGACAAGGTCCTGACCGCCAACAGCAACCCCTCCAGCCCCAGCGCTGCCAAGCGGCGCCGAACGTAG
- the OGFR gene encoding opioid growth factor receptor isoform X1 yields the protein MTPRGGRPPGTLWPGSCRAGALRKAPRLPSRGRAAPPRPAPALPPGPGASALRGPRRRPAWTTPTATRPGRRTWRRTARARAPRAATTARPAPRGTRRTRTETRTSGRSGPAPPRMTGARNWRAMQDTRRYRHHYPDLVEQDSSGDMPNLRFYRNKIQFLPNGCFIEDILRNWRGDYDLLEDNHSYIQWLFPLREPGVNWHAKPLTLQEVEAFKSSKEVRERLVQAYELMLGFYGIQLEDRDTGKVCRAQNYQKRFQNLNRRGHNNLRITRILKSLGELGLEHFQVPLVRFFLEETLVRQELPGVRQSALDYFVFTVRCRHGRRELLRFAWEHFRPRCKFVWGPHDKLRRLRPRSPPRPPLLGGPRQAEAEERGGDPLVEAGAQAHACGPAEARDSAAVEPPEAGGLKDQGEEAWGRGEEGPAPLSPKESKKRKLEANRRRQQAPGEPGPQSASEVETIALNLEGCALSQGGGGSGTQEMGSQDPGEPEQPCPQPSGPKGAEEVRKRRKVDQGAEDGPAVSAGGSAPMPSPASSERPTAGEGENGAPEEAEGQVESEQGAPRSPAAAGPPADRRAEAEPSARPEKP from the exons ATGACGCCCCGGGGCGGGCGTCCTCCGGGCACCCTCTGGCCGGGCTCGTGCAGGGCGGGCGCGCTCCGGAAGGCGCCCCGCCTCCCCTCCCGCGGGCGCGCAGCCCCGCCCCGTCCCGCCCCCGCGCTTCCTCCCGGCCCGGGAGCTTCCGCCCTGCGCGGGCCCCGCCGGCGCCCAGCATGGACGACCCCGACTGCGACTCGACCTGGGAGGAGGACGTGGAGGCGGACGGCCCGGGCCCGAGCGCCGCGGGCAGCGACGACGGCGAGGCCGGCGCCCCGGGGGACGCGGAGGACGAGGACCGAGACGCGGACGAGCGGGCGGAGCGGCCCGGCGCCCCCCAG GATGACGGGGGCCCGAAACTGGCGAGCCATGCAGGACACACGCAGGTACCGGCACCACTACCCG GACTTGGTAGAACAAGACAGCAGTGGTGACATGCCAAACCTGAGATTCTACAGAAACAAGATCCAGTTCCTGCCGAACG GCTGTTTCATTGAGGATATTCTTCGCAATTGGAGGGGGGACTATGACCTCCTGGAGGACAATCACTCCTACATCCAGTG GCTGTTTCCTCTTCGGGAGCCAGGAGTGAACTGGCATGCCAAGCCCCTCACTCTCCAGGAGGTCGAG GCATTTAAAAGCTCCAAGGAGGTCAGGGAGCGGCTTGTCCAGGCCTACGAGCTCATGCTGGGCTTCTACGGGATCCAGCTTGAGGACCGAGACACGGGCAAGGTGTGCCGAGCCCAGAACTACCAGAAGCGCTTCCAGAACCTCAACCG ACGCGGCCACAACAACCTTCGCATCACGCGCATCCTCAAGTCACTGGGCGAGCTGGGCCTGGAGCACTTCCAGGTGCCGCTGGTGCGCTTCTTCCTGGAGGAGACGCTGGTGCGCCAGGAGCTGCCCGGCGTGCGGCAGAGCGCGCTGGACTACTTTGTGTTTACTGTGCGCTGCCGGCACGGGCGCCGCGAGCTGCTGCGCTTTGCCTGGGAGCACTTCCGTCCCCGGTGCAAGTTTGTGTGGGGGCCGCACGACAAGCTGCGGAGGCTCAGGCCACGCTCCCCGCCCCGTCCACCCCTGCTGGGGGGCCCCAGGCAGGCCGAGGCCGAGGAGAGAGGCGGGGACCCCCTCGTCGAGGCTGGTGCCCAGGCTCATGCCTGTGGGCCTGCCGAAGCCAGGGACAGTGCGGCCGTGGAGCCCCCAGAGGCAGGAGGCCTGAAGGACCAGGGGGAGGAGGCCTGGGGCCGCGGGGAGGAGGGGCCGGCGCCCCTGAGTCCCAAGGAGAGCAAGAAGAGGAAGCTGGAGGCGAACCGGCGGCGGCAGCAGGCCCCCGGGGAGCCCGGCCCCCAGAGCGCATCGGAGGTGGAGACGATCGCCTTGAACCTGGAGGGCTGCGCCCTCAGCCAGGGCGGCGGTGGTTCCGGGACCCAGGAAATGGGCAGCCAGGACCCAGGAGAGCCCGagcagccctgcccccagccctcggGGCCCAAGGGGGCGGAGGAGGTGAGGAAGCGGAGGAAGGTGGACCAGGGAGCCGAGGACGGCCCTGCGGTGTCAGCCGGCGGCAGTGCCCCGATGCCCAGCCCCGCCTCATCAGAGCGCCCCACAGCCGGAGAGGGCGAGAACGGGGCCCCGGAGGAGGCAGAAGGCCAGGTGGAGTCAGAGCAGGGGGCCCCCCGGAGCCCAGCCGCTGCAGGGCCCCCAGCAGACCGGAGGGCCGAGGCGGAGCCTTCTGCCAGACCCGAGAAGCCTTGA